From a single Lactococcus allomyrinae genomic region:
- the nrdF gene encoding class 1b ribonucleoside-diphosphate reductase subunit beta, producing MSETENLTVPTYYSAIDWNSIEDSIDKYTWEKLTSQFWLDTRVPVSNDLDDWRKLPQIERDTFAKAFAGLTLLDTLQSVDGAEVLKHDSRTPQEIACFNNIQFMESVHAKSYSTIFSTLNTKKEITELFDWVDTNVYMQKKAKIINGIYENGTPLQKKVASVFLETCLFYSGFYTPLRYLGNNKMINSAEIIKLIIRDESVHGTYIGYKFQLGFNELSEAEQSEFREWMYELLYQLYENEEKYSALLYDKIGWTDEVLTFVRYNANKALMNLGQDPLFPDTAADVNPVVMNGISTSSSNHDFFSQVGNSYLLGEVEAMSDDDYNI from the coding sequence ATGTCTGAAACTGAAAATCTTACTGTACCTACCTATTACAGTGCAATTGACTGGAATTCCATTGAGGATTCTATTGACAAATATACTTGGGAAAAACTGACAAGCCAATTTTGGTTGGACACGCGCGTTCCTGTTTCCAACGACTTAGATGACTGGCGCAAACTTCCTCAGATTGAACGCGATACATTTGCAAAAGCTTTTGCTGGACTTACTTTGCTAGACACTTTACAGTCTGTAGACGGTGCCGAAGTCCTCAAGCATGACTCACGTACACCGCAGGAAATTGCTTGTTTCAATAATATCCAATTTATGGAGTCTGTCCATGCAAAATCCTACTCAACTATTTTTTCAACTTTAAACACAAAAAAAGAAATCACAGAACTGTTCGATTGGGTTGATACAAATGTTTATATGCAAAAAAAGGCCAAAATCATCAATGGTATTTACGAAAATGGTACTCCTCTCCAAAAGAAAGTAGCCTCTGTATTTCTCGAAACTTGCCTCTTCTACTCCGGTTTCTATACACCATTACGCTATTTAGGTAACAACAAAATGATAAATTCAGCGGAAATTATCAAATTGATTATTCGTGACGAGAGTGTTCATGGAACTTATATCGGTTATAAGTTCCAACTCGGCTTTAACGAACTTTCAGAAGCAGAACAAAGTGAGTTTCGTGAGTGGATGTACGAACTCCTCTATCAACTCTATGAAAATGAAGAAAAATACTCTGCTCTTCTTTACGACAAGATTGGATGGACTGATGAAGTTTTAACTTTTGTTCGCTATAATGCAAACAAGGCTCTGATGAATCTTGGTCAAGACCCATTATTTCCAGATACTGCAGCAGATGTCAACCCAGTAGTAATGAATGGCATTTCAACTTCTTCATCAAACCATGATTTCTTCTCACAAGTCGGTAATTCTTATCTCCTTGGTGAAGTCGAAGCCATGTCTGACGATGATTACAATATCTAA
- a CDS encoding glycosyltransferase yields MIGAIAWTVGGIFYRFFYKGRLKTFQRVAPEDEPMITIMIPAHNEELVIEDTIEYLFTELDYHNFEVLVCDDGSTDLTPNILQRLMLKYPRLRVVRITANKGKAHAFNIGVSFAKGEFILSNDADIMPERDALWRYMNYFVGDKFQNTGAVTVNMTVQNRSLLVEKSQTVEFSSIAGIIKRTQMGVLGAIYAYSGANTMYRKKALFDVGIFRQDRATEDISIAWDQQFHGWQAVYTPDIIAYMNVPNTFDALYKQRKRWAKGGTESWFTNFGRIFKHPLHYLPKVILLIDQTLSIVWAFYYVIGTIIMLVQFIIDVLTNNYLDLNIHLERFFIFYSYVSLVGFFQLFSSLALESHESKMKYIIFSPLYLLWYWIVGPITVITSFKAAIQGVVKGEASGTWVSPERTKMKKD; encoded by the coding sequence ATGATTGGAGCTATTGCATGGACTGTTGGCGGTATTTTTTATCGCTTTTTTTACAAAGGAAGGCTCAAAACTTTCCAGAGAGTTGCGCCTGAAGATGAGCCAATGATTACGATTATGATTCCAGCACATAATGAAGAATTGGTCATTGAAGATACTATTGAATATCTATTTACGGAATTAGATTATCATAATTTTGAGGTTTTAGTTTGTGATGATGGTTCTACAGATTTGACACCAAATATATTGCAAAGATTGATGCTCAAATATCCCAGACTTCGTGTTGTCCGAATTACTGCAAATAAGGGAAAGGCACACGCTTTTAATATTGGTGTTTCATTTGCGAAAGGGGAATTCATTTTAAGCAATGATGCGGATATTATGCCGGAACGTGATGCACTTTGGCGGTATATGAATTATTTTGTTGGAGATAAGTTTCAAAATACTGGGGCGGTTACAGTCAATATGACGGTTCAAAATCGCTCTCTTTTAGTTGAAAAATCACAAACGGTAGAGTTTTCAAGTATTGCTGGAATTATCAAACGGACACAGATGGGGGTTTTAGGAGCAATTTATGCTTACAGTGGAGCAAATACCATGTATCGTAAGAAAGCTTTGTTTGATGTAGGGATTTTTAGGCAGGATAGAGCGACTGAAGATATCTCCATTGCTTGGGATCAACAATTTCATGGGTGGCAGGCAGTTTACACTCCGGATATTATTGCTTATATGAATGTTCCGAATACTTTTGATGCACTGTATAAACAGCGTAAAAGATGGGCTAAGGGTGGAACAGAGTCGTGGTTTACTAATTTTGGACGTATTTTTAAACATCCGTTGCATTATTTGCCTAAGGTTATCCTTCTTATTGATCAGACTCTGAGTATTGTCTGGGCATTTTACTATGTTATAGGGACGATTATTATGCTAGTACAATTTATTATTGATGTTTTAACAAATAATTATTTGGATTTGAATATTCATTTGGAACGATTTTTTATTTTTTACTCTTATGTTAGTCTTGTTGGTTTTTTTCAACTTTTTTCTTCACTTGCTTTGGAAAGCCATGAATCTAAGATGAAATATATTATTTTTTCTCCACTTTACTTGTTATGGTATTGGATTGTTGGACCTATTACAGTTATTACTAGCTTTAAAGCAGCGATTCAAGGAGTAGTTAAGGGTGAAGCGTCAGGAACATGGGTAAGCCCTGAGCGAACAAAAATGAAAAAAGATTAA
- the ftsX gene encoding permease-like cell division protein FtsX, which produces MIRNFFKHLGESLKNLKRNGWMTVAAVSSVMITLVLVGLFLSLIMNTTKLASDIENNVRVVAYMKLDVHDQEAKIQDPKDKGKMIENPAHLKVYNAIKEVPNVKKITFSSKEEQLKQLTATLGKTWNLFQGDANPLYDAYIVEADKPAHVKSVTAAISKISGIEKATYGGANTNRIFDIAGVVRTWGLAAAGLLLFVAVFLISNTIRITIMSRQREIQIMRLVGAKNGYIRWPFFLEGAWVGLLGSIVPSILIIWLYRLAFVSFTPSLKTQDLSMLPPSTFIPQIVGIMVVIGVLIGSFGALLSMRRFLKI; this is translated from the coding sequence ATGATTAGAAATTTCTTCAAGCACCTTGGTGAGTCATTAAAAAACTTAAAGCGTAATGGTTGGATGACCGTTGCAGCGGTATCATCAGTTATGATTACCCTTGTTTTAGTGGGGCTTTTCCTCTCACTGATTATGAACACGACGAAATTAGCTTCAGATATTGAAAATAATGTTCGTGTTGTAGCATATATGAAATTGGATGTTCATGACCAAGAAGCTAAGATTCAGGACCCTAAAGATAAAGGGAAAATGATTGAAAACCCTGCTCATTTAAAGGTTTACAACGCAATCAAAGAAGTACCAAATGTTAAAAAAATTACGTTCTCAAGTAAAGAAGAGCAGTTAAAACAACTTACTGCGACACTCGGTAAAACTTGGAATCTTTTCCAAGGTGATGCCAATCCATTGTATGATGCTTATATTGTTGAAGCAGATAAGCCTGCGCATGTAAAATCCGTGACAGCAGCAATATCGAAGATTTCAGGAATTGAAAAAGCAACCTACGGTGGTGCAAATACAAATCGTATTTTTGACATTGCTGGAGTAGTTCGGACTTGGGGACTTGCAGCTGCTGGACTCTTGCTATTTGTTGCTGTATTCCTGATATCGAATACGATTCGAATTACGATTATGTCGCGTCAAAGAGAAATTCAGATTATGCGTTTAGTGGGAGCTAAAAACGGCTATATTCGCTGGCCTTTCTTCTTAGAAGGAGCTTGGGTTGGATTGCTCGGGTCAATCGTACCAAGTATTTTGATTATCTGGCTTTATAGACTCGCGTTTGTGAGCTTCACACCAAGCCTTAAAACGCAAGATTTATCAATGCTTCCACCATCAACTTTTATTCCACAAATTGTTGGTATTATGGTTGTTATTGGTGTACTCATTGGGTCATTCGGAGCGCTCTTGTCAATGAGACGTTTCCTTAAAATCTAA
- the ftsE gene encoding cell division ATP-binding protein FtsE produces the protein MSIIKLSNVSKKYSNGTTALRNISLEIEPGEFTYIVGPSGAGKSTFIKLLYRELKIDRGSGKVAQYDLAKLRRRDVPMLRRSVGVVFQDYKLLPKKTVYENIAYAMEVIGKRPREIKKRVNEVLDLVGLKHKIRSFPNELSGGEQQRVAIARSIANAPKVLIADEPTGNLDPENSWEIMNLLEKINLQGTTILMATHNSQIVNTLKHRVIAIENGRIVRDQEEGVYGYDD, from the coding sequence ATGAGTATTATAAAACTAAGTAATGTTTCCAAGAAATATTCTAATGGGACAACAGCTTTGCGTAATATCTCTCTCGAAATTGAGCCAGGAGAATTTACCTATATTGTTGGACCCTCGGGAGCTGGGAAATCTACATTTATTAAACTTCTCTATCGTGAGTTGAAGATTGACCGAGGTTCTGGAAAAGTTGCGCAATATGATTTAGCAAAATTAAGACGTCGTGATGTACCAATGTTGCGTCGTTCTGTTGGTGTTGTATTCCAAGACTATAAACTTTTGCCTAAGAAAACAGTTTATGAAAATATCGCCTATGCGATGGAAGTTATCGGAAAACGTCCACGTGAAATCAAGAAACGTGTCAATGAAGTGCTTGACCTTGTCGGATTGAAACATAAGATTCGTTCATTTCCCAATGAACTTTCTGGTGGGGAACAACAACGTGTCGCGATTGCAAGGTCAATTGCTAATGCACCAAAAGTATTGATTGCCGATGAACCAACAGGGAACCTAGACCCTGAAAATTCTTGGGAAATCATGAATTTGCTTGAAAAAATTAATCTTCAAGGGACAACCATTTTGATGGCAACTCACAATAGCCAAATCGTTAATACATTGAAACACCGTGTTATTGCGATTGAAAACGGACGTATTGTCCGCGACCAAGAGGAAGGAGTTTACGGCTACGATGATTAG
- the prfB gene encoding peptide chain release factor 2, whose amino-acid sequence MELSEIRNLLEGYNEKIEDFRSSLDLERLEEEIALLDNDMAQPDFWNDQVAAQKVIDESNGLKAKYDNFMAMNSMLEEAQMMLEMLQEEADEEMQVELEELTIALGQKIESYELEIMLNQPYDHMNAVLEIHPGSGGTESQDWGSMLMRMYTRWGEAHGFKVEILDYQDGDVAGLKSVTIRFVGRNAYGFLRGEKGVHRLVRISPFDSANRRHTSFTSVDVMPELDDTIEVEVRDADIKMDTFRSGGAGGQNVNKVSTGVRLTHIPTGIVVQSTMDRTQYGNRDKAMAMLKSKLYQMEMEKKQAEVDELRGDQSEISWGSQIRSYVFMPYQLVKDTRTGYETGQIANVMDGDIDGFINAYLRWNL is encoded by the coding sequence ATGGAACTATCTGAAATTAGAAATTTACTAGAAGGATACAATGAGAAAATAGAGGATTTTAGAAGCTCATTGGATCTTGAACGCCTCGAAGAAGAAATAGCTCTTTTAGACAATGATATGGCACAGCCAGATTTTTGGAATGACCAAGTGGCTGCGCAAAAAGTAATTGATGAGTCAAATGGTCTAAAGGCAAAATATGATAACTTCATGGCGATGAATAGCATGCTCGAAGAAGCTCAGATGATGCTGGAGATGCTACAAGAAGAAGCTGATGAAGAAATGCAAGTCGAGCTTGAAGAACTGACGATAGCATTAGGTCAAAAAATAGAGTCTTATGAGTTAGAAATCATGTTGAATCAACCCTATGACCATATGAATGCTGTACTTGAAATTCACCCAGGGTCTGGTGGAACTGAGTCACAAGACTGGGGTTCAATGTTGATGCGGATGTATACGCGCTGGGGTGAAGCACATGGTTTTAAGGTTGAAATTTTGGACTATCAAGATGGTGATGTCGCTGGTTTGAAGTCTGTAACAATTCGGTTTGTAGGTCGCAATGCATATGGATTTTTACGAGGTGAAAAAGGTGTGCATCGCTTAGTACGTATTTCTCCGTTTGATTCGGCAAATCGTCGCCATACTTCATTTACTTCAGTAGATGTTATGCCAGAATTGGATGATACTATTGAGGTAGAGGTCCGTGATGCAGATATTAAGATGGATACTTTCCGATCTGGTGGAGCTGGTGGACAAAACGTTAACAAGGTCAGCACAGGGGTACGTTTAACTCATATTCCAACAGGTATTGTCGTCCAATCTACAATGGACCGTACGCAGTATGGCAACCGAGATAAAGCAATGGCAATGTTGAAATCGAAATTGTATCAAATGGAAATGGAGAAAAAACAAGCAGAGGTTGATGAACTTCGTGGTGATCAGTCTGAGATTTCTTGGGGAAGTCAAATCCGTTCTTACGTTTTCATGCCTTATCAATTAGTCAAAGATACTCGCACAGGTTATGAAACAGGGCAAATCGCAAATGTTATGGATGGAGATATTGACGGTTTCATCAATGCATACTTGAGATGGAACTTATGA
- the ppk1 gene encoding polyphosphate kinase 1, translating into MGEEIKYFHRDLSWLLFNRRVIEKSYDEDYPILEQLKFLAIASNNLDEFFMVRVPAIQSNARLRSEAHKQVAGTGMNHEEILEELNRRNQKNLDLQYLRFQELLEHLKEKKVYFKRYDDLNEVERALADNYFERIVLPALTPIGLDSYHATPKIENQLIHLFLHLQKEGKEDTRVILPLPVQLNRLVALAGTETFINLEEVIQGNFDKIFLGWQLKRYFTFRVTLDQNPDFEEDPDDDIIEQIEDYLVERRRGLPSRIEISIRDGNFDEFKHDLEKFEHELCLKKRDFYFIKGPLDLTILFGFISQVKVQHSEWLFSPFVPNQSDDWSESNIFSTIDSGDILLHHPYDSYLPVLNFLSAAAKSPDTIAIKQTLYRVAEDSRVIEALCAASKAGKQVTAVVELKARFDEENNLKWVKVLEEAGVYVIYGVPDLKTHSKALLVVKKVGEGTKSYVHLGTGNYNESTSKMYTDISLLSANPAYGRDLVSFFNFVAGYSELPNYERIVVSPFGISMMIMKKIDEQIGRQMTRQDGYIFLKVNAITSKLIIDKLYEASQKGVKIQLIVRGACVLKVGNKGQSETIEVRSIVGRFLEHSRIYAFGSGKHQEIWISSADTMTRNMDNRIEIAARLYDKQVVNQAREIIQAFTKYDKKTFFLNSDELYQTHLIHSELSPQTYFVKEAEKCLVEVQEEVYATKRVSFFKRLFNRR; encoded by the coding sequence ATGGGTGAGGAAATAAAATATTTTCATAGAGATTTAAGCTGGCTTTTGTTTAATCGTCGTGTGATTGAAAAAAGTTATGATGAGGATTACCCCATTTTAGAGCAGCTAAAATTTTTGGCGATTGCTTCTAATAACTTAGATGAGTTTTTTATGGTCAGAGTGCCTGCTATACAATCTAACGCGCGTCTTAGAAGTGAAGCACATAAACAAGTTGCTGGAACAGGAATGAATCATGAAGAAATATTAGAAGAGTTAAATCGGAGAAATCAAAAAAATCTTGATTTGCAATATCTTAGGTTTCAGGAACTTCTTGAGCATTTAAAAGAGAAGAAGGTTTATTTCAAACGTTATGATGACTTAAATGAAGTAGAGCGTGCACTTGCTGACAATTATTTTGAGCGAATAGTTTTACCAGCTTTAACACCAATTGGTTTAGATTCTTATCATGCAACACCAAAGATAGAAAATCAATTAATTCATCTCTTTTTGCATTTACAAAAGGAAGGAAAAGAAGATACACGAGTGATATTGCCTTTACCTGTGCAGCTTAATCGTTTGGTTGCTTTGGCGGGAACAGAAACTTTCATTAATTTAGAGGAAGTCATTCAAGGGAATTTTGATAAGATATTTTTGGGGTGGCAACTAAAACGTTATTTCACGTTTAGAGTGACCTTAGATCAGAATCCTGACTTTGAGGAAGATCCAGATGATGATATTATTGAACAGATTGAAGATTATCTGGTAGAGAGAAGACGTGGATTACCATCACGAATTGAAATTTCTATTCGTGATGGTAACTTTGATGAATTTAAACATGACTTAGAAAAATTTGAGCATGAACTTTGTTTGAAAAAAAGAGATTTTTATTTTATTAAAGGTCCATTAGATCTGACAATACTTTTTGGATTTATTTCACAAGTAAAAGTACAACATTCGGAATGGCTATTTAGTCCATTTGTTCCCAATCAGTCAGACGATTGGTCAGAAAGCAATATTTTCTCTACAATTGATTCGGGAGATATTTTGCTTCATCATCCTTATGATTCTTATCTACCCGTGCTTAATTTCTTATCTGCAGCTGCTAAAAGTCCAGATACTATTGCGATTAAGCAAACATTGTACCGCGTTGCCGAGGATTCGCGTGTTATTGAGGCATTGTGTGCTGCAAGTAAGGCTGGCAAACAGGTTACAGCAGTTGTAGAATTAAAGGCAAGATTTGATGAAGAAAATAATCTGAAGTGGGTAAAAGTACTTGAAGAGGCAGGTGTTTATGTCATTTATGGGGTGCCGGATTTAAAAACACATTCAAAAGCTTTACTTGTTGTAAAGAAAGTTGGTGAGGGAACGAAATCTTATGTTCACCTCGGAACGGGAAACTATAATGAGAGCACTTCAAAAATGTATACAGATATTAGTTTGCTGTCTGCCAATCCCGCCTATGGTCGTGATTTAGTGAGTTTCTTTAATTTTGTTGCGGGCTATTCTGAATTACCAAATTATGAGCGAATTGTCGTTTCTCCTTTTGGTATCAGTATGATGATTATGAAAAAGATTGACGAACAAATTGGGCGACAAATGACACGTCAGGATGGTTATATTTTTCTGAAGGTTAATGCAATTACGAGTAAGCTTATTATTGATAAACTTTATGAGGCTTCGCAAAAAGGAGTAAAAATTCAACTTATCGTTCGTGGTGCTTGTGTTTTGAAAGTGGGAAATAAAGGACAGAGTGAAACAATAGAGGTAAGGTCAATTGTTGGAAGATTTTTAGAGCATAGTCGAATTTATGCTTTTGGGAGCGGAAAACATCAGGAGATATGGATTTCGTCGGCTGATACGATGACACGCAATATGGATAATCGTATCGAGATTGCAGCACGTTTGTATGACAAGCAAGTCGTAAATCAAGCGCGTGAAATTATCCAAGCATTTACCAAGTATGATAAGAAAACTTTCTTTTTGAATTCAGATGAACTTTATCAAACTCACTTGATTCATAGCGAGTTGAGTCCTCAAACGTATTTTGTAAAAGAAGCGGAGAAATGTTTAGTCGAAGTACAAGAAGAAGTGTATGCGACAAAGAGAGTAAGTTTTTTTAAACGATTATTTAATCGAAGATAG
- a CDS encoding Ppx/GppA family phosphatase, producing the protein MKRHKIALIDIGSNSVRLVIHDIQKEYTYKEIQDIKMPIRLYQYLDEYGNLSQIGIDELIKTLRIFEDIIKLYRPKKTIATATAVIRQARNSSDVLKELEQRSNFKIRLLSEKEEAAYGQYAVSHLTTFEEAYTVDMGGGSTEVTYYRGNELIHSHSFPFGVVRLMEMFFQGKEPGDLEAMAACERYVKLQFKTQDWIHARNVPIVAMGGSSRNMASVHQRMVNYPITGLHGYSMTVENIKSTKFFLAAKSLKQLRDLDGLSRDRADIIIPATITFQALTETTSAERMYFVKEGLREGLLINMINAEVPETYPVSGIRKTSIARLLVNYGIDPENAKQRLKRVRLFQDLMIRAGLVIPSEQLNDYLYYASMLYLAGSYIEADDSSMHTFYLLANSNISGFKHRDRIIIALLASYKNKSLFNQYLTPFHDWFEDSEIELILKAGNLVRFCDALNVIPMNKIEKAELLKEGAKYRLRIKWSLTPYGELSRAERQKKKIEYILGKKVILDFYN; encoded by the coding sequence ATGAAAAGACATAAAATAGCACTTATAGATATAGGTTCAAATAGCGTTAGATTGGTTATCCATGATATTCAAAAAGAATATACTTATAAAGAAATTCAAGACATAAAGATGCCAATTCGCCTTTATCAGTATTTGGATGAATATGGTAATCTCTCGCAAATAGGAATAGATGAGTTAATCAAAACTTTGAGAATATTTGAAGATATTATCAAGCTTTATCGTCCTAAAAAAACAATAGCAACTGCTACAGCTGTCATAAGGCAAGCAAGGAATTCTTCGGATGTTCTTAAAGAGCTAGAACAACGTTCAAACTTTAAAATTAGACTTTTATCGGAAAAAGAAGAGGCGGCTTATGGGCAATATGCGGTAAGTCATTTAACCACTTTTGAAGAAGCATATACGGTAGATATGGGTGGCGGCTCTACAGAAGTCACTTATTATAGAGGTAACGAACTTATACATTCACATAGTTTTCCATTTGGAGTAGTTCGGTTGATGGAGATGTTTTTTCAAGGTAAGGAACCAGGTGATTTGGAGGCGATGGCAGCGTGTGAGCGCTATGTTAAGTTGCAATTTAAGACACAGGATTGGATTCATGCTCGCAATGTTCCTATTGTAGCGATGGGCGGCTCAAGTCGTAATATGGCTTCAGTTCATCAACGGATGGTGAATTATCCGATTACAGGTCTACATGGATACTCAATGACCGTTGAAAATATAAAGAGTACGAAGTTTTTCTTGGCTGCTAAATCTTTAAAACAACTTCGGGATTTAGATGGTCTTTCACGTGACCGAGCAGATATTATTATTCCCGCAACAATAACGTTCCAAGCTTTAACAGAAACGACTTCTGCGGAGCGAATGTATTTTGTCAAAGAAGGATTACGTGAAGGGTTACTCATTAATATGATTAATGCAGAGGTGCCTGAAACCTATCCAGTGTCAGGAATCCGTAAAACATCAATAGCGCGTTTACTTGTTAATTATGGGATTGATCCAGAGAATGCAAAGCAACGCTTGAAACGTGTACGGCTTTTTCAGGATTTGATGATTCGAGCAGGTCTTGTGATACCCTCTGAGCAGTTAAATGATTATTTATATTATGCTTCAATGCTTTATTTGGCAGGGTCTTATATTGAAGCTGATGACAGTTCAATGCACACTTTTTATCTACTAGCAAATAGTAATATTTCTGGTTTTAAACATCGAGATAGAATTATTATTGCACTTCTTGCTTCTTATAAGAACAAGTCTTTGTTTAACCAGTACCTTACGCCCTTTCATGATTGGTTTGAGGATTCGGAGATTGAATTAATCTTAAAAGCGGGAAACCTTGTCCGCTTTTGTGATGCGTTAAATGTAATCCCAATGAATAAAATAGAGAAAGCGGAGCTACTTAAAGAAGGAGCAAAGTACAGACTTCGGATAAAATGGAGTCTTACGCCTTATGGTGAACTTTCACGTGCGGAACGACAGAAGAAAAAGATAGAATATATTTTAGGAAAAAAAGTAATTTTAGATTTTTATAATTAG